In Balaenoptera ricei isolate mBalRic1 chromosome 7, mBalRic1.hap2, whole genome shotgun sequence, a single window of DNA contains:
- the HOXD12 gene encoding homeobox protein Hox-D12, which produces MCERSLYRAGYVGSLLNLQSPDSFYFSNLRPNGGQLAALPSISYPRGALPWATTPASCAPAQPASATNFGSFSQPYLAGSGPLGLQPLGAKDGSEEQAKFYTPDAAAGPEERGRARPPFIPESSRAPAAAALKAAKYDYAVVGRVAPGSSALLEGTPCSSGFKDETKGPLNLNMTVQAAGVSSCLQPSLPDGLPWGAAPGRARKKRKPYTKQQIAELENEFLLNEFINRQKRKELSNRLNLSDQQVKIWFQNRRMKKKRVVLREQALALY; this is translated from the exons ATGTGTGAGCGCAGTCTCTACAGAGCGGGCTATGTGGGCTCGCTTCTGAATCTACAGTCGCCCGACTCCTTCTACTTTTCCAACCTGCGGCCGAATGGCGGCCAGTTGGCCGCGCTTCCCTCCATCTCATACCCGCGCGGCGCGCTGCCCTGGGCCACCACGCCCGCCTCCTGCGCCCCAGCGCAGCCTGCCAGTGCCACCAACTTCGGCAGCTTTTCCCAGCCCTACCTGGCTGGCTCTGGGCCTCTTGGCCTGCAGCCCCTGGGCGCCAAGGACGGATCCGAAGAACAGGCCAAGTTTTATACTCCCGACGCGGCCGCCGGGCCGGAGGAGCGTGGCCGTGCGCGGCCTCCCTTCATCCCGGAGTCTAGCCGGGCCCCCGCGGCCGCTGCTCTCAAAGCGGCCAAGTACGACTACGCGGTTGTGGGCCGCGTCGCGCCGGGCTCTTCGGCCCTTCTCGAGGGGACACCCTGCTCCTCCGGCTTCAAGGACGAGACCAAGGGCCCGCTCAACTTGAACATGACAGTGCAGGCGGCGGGCGTCTCCTCCTGCCTGCAACCTTCGCTGCCCGACG GCCTGCCGTGGGGGGCGGCCCCGGGGAGGGCCCGCAAGAAGCGGAAACCCTACACTAAGCAGCAGATTGCGGAGCTGGAGAACGAATTCCTTCTCAACGAATTCATCAACCGGCAGAAGCGCAAGGAATTGTCCAACAGGCTGAACCTCAGCGACCAGCAA